From a region of the Helianthus annuus cultivar XRQ/B chromosome 5, HanXRQr2.0-SUNRISE, whole genome shotgun sequence genome:
- the LOC110941165 gene encoding ubiquitin carboxyl-terminal hydrolase 12 isoform X2: MELVTPSGLWVGQLRGVSKTANNAELKLFLEDSWPVPPPAITKKDILLFFKLYDPLKEELRYVGRLFVNGTSSPYEILAKLNELAGFAPDVEIELFEEVKFNPNVMCLHVNKELTFWASEFEDGDIICFQKCLDAGTVACRYPYLPCFLEHVHYSQNTQEEESGSNLQPTMMVQ; this comes from the exons ATGGAACTTGTTACACCGTCGGGTTTGTGG GTTGGACAGTTGAGAGGGGTATCGAAAACAGCTAACAATGCTGAACTTAAGTTGTTTCTGGAG GATTCATGGCCAGTTCCCCCGCCTGCAATAACTAAAAAGGatattttactgtttttcaagCTTTATGATCCTCTCAAGGAGGAGCTTCG GTATGTTGGGAGACTCTTTGTGAATGGTACGAGTTCGCCttatgaaatacttgcaaaattAAATGAGCTGGCTGGCTTTGCTCCTGATGTAGAAATTGAACTCTTTGAG GAAGTTAAGTTTAATCCAAATGTTATGTGTCTACATGTTAATAAGGAGCTCACATTTTGGGCTAGCGAG TTTGAAGACGGGGATATCATTTGCTTTCAGAAATGTCTTGATGCTGGAACCGTAGCATGTCGCTATCCTTATCTTCCATGTTTTCTAGAACATGTTCATTATTCTCAG AACACACAAGAAGAAGAAAGCGGTTCAAATCTACAACCAACTATGATGGTCCAGTGA
- the LOC110941164 gene encoding universal stress protein PHOS32 — translation MGERRIGVAVDFSIGSRAALKWAIDNVVRKGDHLILVTIRPDGDYEQTEVQLWEATGSPLIPLAEISDPNIMKKYATKPDQETLDMVNLAATQKEVVVVMKVYWGDPREKLCEAVDNIPLDYLVIGNRGLGKLKRAIMGSVSNYVVNQSSCPVTVVKHGSA, via the exons ATGGGTGAGAGAAGGATCGGAGTGGCCGTAGATTTCTCGATTGGAAGCCGAGCAGCATTGAAATGGGCAATCGACAACGTTGTACGGAAAGGAGATCATCTTATCCTCGTTACCATCCGACCTGATGGCGATTACGAACAAACCGAGGTTCAGCTCTGGGAAGCTACAGGCTCTC CTTTGATCCCTTTGGCCGAGATCAGTGACCCGAATATCATGAAGAAATACGCAACTAAGCCTGATCAGGAGACACTTGATATGGTCAATTTGGCTGCCACTCAAAAAGAG GTTGTTGTTGTCATGAAAGTGTATTGGGGAGATCCCCGCGAGAAACTATGTGAAGCCGTTGATAATATTCCGCTAGACTATCTTGTTATAGGGAACCGAGGTCTTGGCAAGTTGAAGAG GGCTATTATGGGAAGTGTGAGCAACTATGTTGTCAATCAGAGTTCTTGCCCGGTGACCGTTGTGAAGCATGGAAGCGCGTAA
- the LOC110941165 gene encoding ubiquitin carboxyl-terminal hydrolase 12 isoform X1, translating to METNTSQMIILNGSNYHLWKTRMEDLLYVNGFHQPIICSEKPEGMTEEEWNLLHRRVGQLRGVSKTANNAELKLFLEDSWPVPPPAITKKDILLFFKLYDPLKEELRYVGRLFVNGTSSPYEILAKLNELAGFAPDVEIELFEEVKFNPNVMCLHVNKELTFWASEFEDGDIICFQKCLDAGTVACRYPYLPCFLEHVHYSQNTQEEESGSNLQPTMMVQ from the exons ATGGAGACGAATACTTCACAAATGATTATTCTAAATGGTTCTAATTATCACTTGTGGAAAACTAGGATGGAGGATCTTCTTTATGTTAACGGATTTCATCAGCCAATTATTTGTTCTGAAAAACCCGAAGGCATGACGGAGGAAGAATGGAACTTGTTACACCGTCGG GTTGGACAGTTGAGAGGGGTATCGAAAACAGCTAACAATGCTGAACTTAAGTTGTTTCTGGAG GATTCATGGCCAGTTCCCCCGCCTGCAATAACTAAAAAGGatattttactgtttttcaagCTTTATGATCCTCTCAAGGAGGAGCTTCG GTATGTTGGGAGACTCTTTGTGAATGGTACGAGTTCGCCttatgaaatacttgcaaaattAAATGAGCTGGCTGGCTTTGCTCCTGATGTAGAAATTGAACTCTTTGAG GAAGTTAAGTTTAATCCAAATGTTATGTGTCTACATGTTAATAAGGAGCTCACATTTTGGGCTAGCGAG TTTGAAGACGGGGATATCATTTGCTTTCAGAAATGTCTTGATGCTGGAACCGTAGCATGTCGCTATCCTTATCTTCCATGTTTTCTAGAACATGTTCATTATTCTCAG AACACACAAGAAGAAGAAAGCGGTTCAAATCTACAACCAACTATGATGGTCCAGTGA
- the LOC110943542 gene encoding leucine-rich repeat extensin-like protein 3, with translation MADTTTAIAAVVTIVAAVTHFRRHHHHHPPPPQLSPATTHLHPSRHPPPPLPTVTHHPHLRPCRHLLPPTTPDTTAPQLPPTPAFAVSRHPPPPPTTTVAIAVTHHRPRHPAPLSSPPPTSAPATTHRRHPLPPPSTIATIATYHHPPPPTTITHHRFYFFVYSFLPNNTK, from the coding sequence ATGGCTGACACCACTACTGCCATAGCTGCCGTCGTGACTATCGTCGCCGCCGTCACCCACttccgccgccaccaccaccaccacccacctccaccccAGTTGTCTcccgccaccacccacctccaccccAGTCGTCACCCACCTCCGCCACTACCAACCGTCACCCACCATCCACACCTCCGCCCCTGCCGTCACTTGCTACCACCCACCACCCCCGACACCACCGCGCCACAACTGCCACCCACCCCCGCCTTCGCCGTCAgccgccacccacctccaccaccgaccaccaccgtCGCCATCGCCGTCACCCACCACCGTCCCCGTCACCCAGCACCATTGTCGTCGCCACCACCTACCTCTGCCcccgccaccacccaccgccgccacccactgcCACCACCTTCGACCATCGCTACCAttgccacctatcaccacccaccaccaccgactACCATCACTCATCACCGATTTTATTTCTTCGTCTATTCTTTCCTACCAAACaacacaaagtaa
- the LOC110941163 gene encoding ubiquitin-conjugating enzyme E2 32, translating to MGDKYNMKNPSVKRILQEVKEMQSNPSDDFMSLPLEENIFEWHFAIRGPSDTEFEGGIYHGRIQLPSEYPFKPPSFMLLTPNGRFETQTKICLSISNHHPEHWQPSWSVRTALTALIAFMPTNPNGALGSLDYKKEERRVLAIKSRETAPKFGTPDRQKLIDEIHEYMISKAPPVPQPSSEDASEQPPPAAIDAAAGEQASESPQDTSTGITEHEEQQREENNEVAAEQIAEPVVPNVSRQVANTVPSASSSVHAVEPQQQQVLRVQKPADDRLFTWAAVGLTIAIMVLLLKKFMKASGHGAVFMDES from the exons ATGGGGGACAAGTATAACATGAAGAATCCATCGGTCAAGAGGATTCTACAGGAGGTCAAAGAAATGCAATCCAACCCTTCTGATGATTTCATGAGTCTCCCTCTTGAG GAAAATATATTTGAATGGCATTTTGCAATAAGGGGGCCGAGTGATACTGAGTTTGAAGGAGGAATTTATCATGGTCGAATTCAGTTGCCTTCAGAGTACCCGTTTAAACCACCATCATTTATGTTGTTAACG CCGAATGGACGGTTTGAAACTCAAACAAAGATATGCTTAAGCATATCAAATCACCACCCTGAGCACTGGCAGCCATCATGGAGTG TTCGAACTGCTTTAACAGCGCTTATTGCATTTATGCCCACGAACCCAAATGGTGCCTTGGGCTCATTGGATTATAAGAAAGAAGAAAGGCGTGTTCTTGCTATTAAATCTCGTGAAACTGCCCCTAAGTTTGGTACTCCAGATCGTCAAAAGCTCATTGATGAG ATTCATGAATACATGATCAGCAAGGCACCTCCAGTCCCTCAACCGAGCTCTGAAGATGCTTCAGAACAGCCACCACCTGCCGCCATTGATGCGGCAGCAGGTGAACAAGCTTCCGAGAGTCCTCAAGATACCAGCACCGGGATTACCGAACACGAAGAACAACAGCGTGAAGAAAACAACGAAGTTGCTGCTGAACAAATCGCAGAACCTGTAGTACCAAATGTATCAAGGCAGGTAGCTAACACTGTACCTTCTGCTTCATCATCTGTACACGCGGTGGAACCGCAGCAGCAACAGGTGCTGAGGGTTCAGAAACCCGCTGATGACCGCCTGTTCACATGGGCGGCTGTCGGACTTACCATTGCTATTATGGTGCTTTTGCTGAAGAAGTTCATGAAAGCTAGCGGACATGgtgcggttttcatggatgaaTCTTGA